The genomic region CTCGAGTCGGCCGCCCAGAGATTCGGCGATGGCGCGCGCCGTAGGTAAGCCCAGGCCGGAACCTTCCGCTTTGGTCGAATAAAACGGCTCGAAGGCCTGGGCGGGTTCGGCTAAGCCGGGGCCGTCGTCACGCACGGTAACGACGATGGCTTCGCCGGAATCTTCGGCGGTTAGCTCGACGCGGTCGGCGCCCGCTTCGAAAGAATTTAGAATAACGTTTAATAGCGCTTGTTTCAAAAGGTTCGCATCCGTCTTGACGACGATGTCGGCGATAGGCTTGAATTCTAATACTACGCCGGTGGTGGCCGCTACCGGCGCGATGAACGTTTCCAGCTCGGCCAGCGCCCGGGCGAGTTCGACCTCTTGCGCTTTGGGTATTTTGGGGCGGGCGAAGCGGAGGAAAGCGGTTAAGAGCTCGTCGAGCCGCCGGATCTCCTTTATGGCGGCGGCTAGTTTATCGGCGCCCGGGCCGTCGCCGATTTCCCGCGAGAGTAAGCCGAGGTTGACCGATAACGCGTTGAGCGGGTTGCGGATTTCGTGGGCGAGCGAGTTTACCAACGTAAAGTAATAGTCGTGTTGGACGTCAGCGGCGTCGTCGCCGCTACCGGACGCCGCGGTTTCGGGGTCGTTGTTCAGGACGAGTCCGTCTTGTGCCGTTCGACGCACGATGCATTTACCCGGGAATTATTAGAGCGAGGTACGTTTTTTCGGTAGTTGCGGGCGTTCGGCGCGTACGAGCTTAGCGGCTAAATTTACGGCGTTCCTCAGGCTATCGATTTTGGCGATGCCTCGCCCCGCGATATCCAAACCGACGCCGTGGCCCACCGACGTCCTGACGAAGGGCAGCCCCAGCGTGACGTTTACGGTCTTGTAAGGTAATAATATTTTAAGCGGTACCAGGCCCTGGTCGTGGTACATGGCGACTACGCCGTCGTACTTGTTGCCGACGTGCTTATGGAACGCCGCCTCGGCGCTTAGCGGCCCGTCCAGGTCGATGCCCCGGACGCGGCAGGCTTCGACCGCGGGTTCGATTTCGTGGAGCTCTTCGGTGCCGAGGAGGCCGTTTTCGCCGGCGTGAGGGTTTAAGCCCGTGACGGCGATGCGCGGCTTTTTTACGCCCACCTTACGGAGGAATTCGTCGAATAAGAAAACGGTTCGAATCACGCGCGCCAGCTTTATTTTGGAGTGGACCTTTCGTAGAGGGTAATGTGACGTTACGAGGGCGACCCTTAGCGAATCGCCGAGGAAGCACATGGCGTATTTCGAAGTGTTCGTCCGATTGGCGAAGTATTCCGTGTGGCCGGTGAAGTAGTAACCGGCGTCGTTGATCGCCTTTTTCGATATGGGTGCGGTCACGACGGCGTCGACCTGGTGGAGCATTACAAGGTCGGTCGCTTTTTCGACGAAGGCCATCGCCGCGCGCCCGGTTTTGGCGGTCGGCCTTCCGGGCTCGACGTCTTTCAGGTTCACGGTTTTTAGCGACGCGAAGTTAGGTACGTCCGGCGCGAATTTCTCGCGGCTGGGCCTCGACGTCGCGTTGAGTTTACGGATATCGAATTTAAATTTCGCCGCCGCGTCGCGCAGCAGGCGCTGGTCCCCTACGACCACTAGCGTGAAGTCGCTTTTCTTGAGGCCGGCTAGATACTTCGCGACTATTTCGGGACCTACGCCAGCGGGTTCCCCCATAGTCAAAGCGATTACCGGCCGTTCGTTAGGTGGCATGGGCTTATCTTTCGGCGCGAGCACGAGGCGAAGACTCGCCGCCGCCTTTAAGATTCGCGTAGCGCGTTATGCGCGACTTCGACCAGCGAGCGGAAGGCATCGGGCGACCGGACGGCCGTGTCGGCCAACATTTTCCTGTTAACGTCGACGCCGGCCTTCTTGAGGCCGTGCATAAAAGTGTTGTAAGGAAGGTTGAAAGGCCGCACAGCGGCATTGATACGGGTTATCCATAAACGTCTCAAGATGCGACGTCGCCGCCGCCGGTCGGCGTACGCGTGCTGCCGGGCTTTGAAAGCCGCGTTGCGCGCTACGCGGTAGAGGTTTTTACGCGCGCCGCGGAAGCCTTTGGCCCGTAGTAGTAACTTTTTGCGCCGACGACGCCGATGGGGCGCGTTGGTTGCTCTAACCATCGGGACCTTCTTTTTGTCAGGTTAACTTTTGCGCCGCGCGTAGGGGAGTAACTTCTTAACTCCTTTGCGGTCAACGCGGGCGACGGTGACTTTCCGGCGGAACCGCCGTCGCCGCCGCGGCGTTTTACCGGTCATAAGGTGGCCGCCGCACGAACGGTACCGTACAAATTTCCCGCGAGCGGTGCGCTGGAAG from bacterium harbors:
- a CDS encoding HAMP domain-containing sensor histidine kinase, whose amino-acid sequence is MRRTAQDGLVLNNDPETAASGSGDDAADVQHDYYFTLVNSLAHEIRNPLNALSVNLGLLSREIGDGPGADKLAAAIKEIRRLDELLTAFLRFARPKIPKAQEVELARALAELETFIAPVAATTGVVLEFKPIADIVVKTDANLLKQALLNVILNSFEAGADRVELTAEDSGEAIVVTVRDDGPGLAEPAQAFEPFYSTKAEGSGLGLPTARAIAESLGGRLELGEASTGAEFKLTIPKKLP
- the pdxA gene encoding 4-hydroxythreonine-4-phosphate dehydrogenase PdxA gives rise to the protein MPPNERPVIALTMGEPAGVGPEIVAKYLAGLKKSDFTLVVVGDQRLLRDAAAKFKFDIRKLNATSRPSREKFAPDVPNFASLKTVNLKDVEPGRPTAKTGRAAMAFVEKATDLVMLHQVDAVVTAPISKKAINDAGYYFTGHTEYFANRTNTSKYAMCFLGDSLRVALVTSHYPLRKVHSKIKLARVIRTVFLFDEFLRKVGVKKPRIAVTGLNPHAGENGLLGTEELHEIEPAVEACRVRGIDLDGPLSAEAAFHKHVGNKYDGVVAMYHDQGLVPLKILLPYKTVNVTLGLPFVRTSVGHGVGLDIAGRGIAKIDSLRNAVNLAAKLVRAERPQLPKKRTSL
- the rplT gene encoding 50S ribosomal protein L20, yielding MVRATNAPHRRRRRKKLLLRAKGFRGARKNLYRVARNAAFKARQHAYADRRRRRRILRRLWITRINAAVRPFNLPYNTFMHGLKKAGVDVNRKMLADTAVRSPDAFRSLVEVAHNALRES
- the rpmI gene encoding 50S ribosomal protein L35, with translation MPKMKTNRGAAKRFQRTARGKFVRYRSCGGHLMTGKTPRRRRRFRRKVTVARVDRKGVKKLLPYARRKS